The genomic interval GAAGTAAAATCGGACGCGCAGGTGGGAAACAAATTCTAACTGTGAATCATGATATTACGCAAGACAACATAGTCCAAAGTCTTATGTTCGTTATTGGTGTCCACCCAGAGGTCGCACGTCCAGATCGAgacaatattttagaaattgtcaCCGGTAACATTGACTCCGCGGCCATGAACAACTTCCGTATCGAACAGGACACAGACACATTCCGACAACCATTCGATTACAACACTGTGGTCATGTACGGACCATATTCCTTTGCAATCGACCCATCGATGCCAACCATAAAGACAAAATATGACGGTTTTACTATCGGTCAGTCCGTATCCATGAGTTCAAATGACGTCACACTTATACAACATGTGTACAAGTGCCCCTTAGATTCAAGCCATAGAGTCGACATTCTCGGTCCATTACAATTTGAGTGCCACTTTCACCAAGATTTATGTCAGTTTAAGCAAGACACACAAGACGATTTTGACTGGGTTTTGCGTGAAGGACCAACTGCTGCCACTGGTACAGGTCCTAACGCCGACCACAGTAGCGGATCGGGAAGTTACGGTTTAGCCATTGCAAGCGGTCATCACAATAAAGTAGCTCGACTGATCACACCAAATCTTCCAGCTGGAACATATTGCTTCGTTTTGTGGCTGTACGCCTATGGAAGCGACGTGGGACAGCTTCGTGTGTTTCAGCGCACTGTTGATGGAGATAAGGCAATCATTGGCGTTAACCCAACACCCGTCAATCAGTGGTACCATGGATCTGCCACGGTTGAATCTCCACAAAGCCAAGTTTCTGTGATTGTTGAAGCTAACATCGGTAACGGCGACAAGGGTGACATAGCTATTGACGACATATATATCTACAGCGGAAAATGCATTGACTGGTTCTAATATGTTAGTGAAGTTCATTGTAacgttaaaatgaaataaaaatattggtaAGTGTAGTTGATTTTTGCTGTTTTTATCAACGTAAAGCGGATATTTTCAAAATCTATTTTCAGGTACCTGTATACACAGATGAAGACGGGAATTATTTTCACCCTGACTTTGGTATATGTCATAACGTCTGCAAAAACTGCAACCAAAGTAACCAATAAGATTCGAGACCATGCTAATGATATTTTGTCTCACTCAACGGTTCTTGCTGCGACAAAAACGAAGACTTTAGTTCTCACAACAGTCAAAGGCGAGtctaaaatacaaacaagaaacgtACTTACCGATCCGACAAAGTTATGGTCACAGGGGaaaattccattcattttcgacGAAAATGTGCCAGCTTTCACCAAAATAGAGCTTCTTGCAGCTATGCAAGAGATTGAGATGAGCGCATACAGTGGGCATAAACTCTGTGCTATGTTTGTTCCGCGTTCAACGGAAACAGATTATGTCCATATAGCATGGACGAGCGGTTTATCCGGCTCAACGAGTATTGGACGTGTTGGTGGGAGACAAGAAATGACGGTAAACAGTGCTGGCGGTCGTGGCCACGACGATAATTTAGAAATTCTCCTCATGACCATGGGACTTATACCGGAAATCATGCGCCCAGACAGAGACACTTATCTGAATATCAACATCAACAACGCCGTGTCAAGTAACCCGTTTCGCGTATTAACCGGAACTGGAACCAGCGATTTCGGTCAGCACTTTGACTATGACTCGCTAGTACTCGGAAACCCATACCAGTTTGCCATAGACGCCGCGTATCCTGTGACCTCAGCAAAACAAAGCGGAAAGGTGATGGGTCAGAGCGTATCCATGACAACGGGTGACGTGACCTTACTACAACACGCATATCATTGTACAATCGATTCATCTCACGATATTGACCTACTGGGAACTCTTCCTCTCGAATGTCATTTCCATACAGACATATGCTCTTTTACACAAGACCATACAGATGATTTTGACTGGGTTGTACAAGCCGGACCGACGGCGACATCTGGTACAGGACCAAATGCTGACTATAGCAGCGGGTCGGGAAAATTCGCCCTAGCCCAAGCTGTTAATCATCACAACCAAGTAGCCCGCCTTGCGTCTCCTACGTTCAATGCCGGGGAATACTGCTTACGAGTAAATCTGCACATGTTTGGACGTGATATCGGTGCTCTTAAAATTGCTGCGGTTCTCCCGAGCGGTTTGAAAAAGTATCTTCTCAATCACAGTGGCCAATTAGGCAAAGGCTGGTATCACATTTACTCGACGATAAACAGCAAAAGCTCGTTTCATCTCCAGATCGAGGCAACCATAGGCAGCGGAGATCAAGGTGACATTGCTATTGATGATGTTTACATGTACAATGGCGAATGTATTGAATGGGATTAAATTAAGATTGAAAGAAATGGGAATATGAAACTTTCAAAGTTATGTGTAaagttatgaaaaaataaataaacacgcCAATATTGACTAAAAGGTCCAAGATTTGTAGTTATTTACCAATAATCACAAAACAGCTTTCGCCCCTGACTAACATTGTACGTACTGCAACTTAGGGAAGGCAGATAATCATGTGCCTTCTATGCCTTTGAGCCATGTCATATATACCTCCCCTGAAATGTACGTATATTGCGTATGGAAGAAGTGCCGAATTTTCATACCAGGGACTGATGTCTGAAGCCCTGAGTTACCTCACCCCGATCCTACTACGTACGACTTTTCCCGCCAAAATGAAAACGCTATAGTTAGTATTATCGTAAAGTATTACAAGATTAGCTAAACTAGAATGCGGCTCGCTTGGATCATTAAGATGAAAGGCAGAAATGAAGACATATCCGAATAAAAGAAGTCAAAAGTTTACGCTGAATGTGGAATGAAGTAAAGTATCATTAACTAATAATTTGCTGGGTTTTTGTTTATAAGATTACGGCATTTcacataaatatgaatttttgttgaaGCGGTGCGATTCTTTTAACTCTCAGTAGGGTTTTATTTTGCTGTATTATGTTACTGGAGTGAttaaatatcataatattgaagTGAAAATATTAATCAGTAACATTGACTatgcattgtattttatattttgatagttGGTACCTTCTGATTTTTTGGATAGACTTTGATTTTAGTATGTTTGTACATTTTGGTTTTGGTACGTTTTGACCTGTCAGcttcataaaacaatttttcttcaCATTGGCTTCTTTTCTCATCCACCGtttaatgatttttgttcatTTAACAATGATGACAGCGGATTAGGGAGGAGAATTGTCTACTTGGTCACTTCTCAATACGCCAATCGCCTATTATGTGTCTTTCGTCGCCGGTTTCATATAGTGCAATGAATTGAGAAGCAGGAAGCCATACAATACCTTTTTGGAAATGTTCTGAATTATAGCTAGGTTTAATACTAAAATTCTATCATAATGCCTGGGCGAGCCGGCATAATTACTTTTAGTAATGATGCTGTTTTAACTGATATTACATTTGCATAACTGTATTTAATAAAGGAGCAGAAAATAACAGACAAAATTCATTACAAAAGTTTCGATTTTATTGGTGTCAACAATTATAGGTAGTGAGTActatctatcttccattactATCTAATCCTGtacagggacgtagacacttaGTACAACGAATCATTCACAAGTAGCAGCACTTATGTATGTTCAGATGTCGGGAATGGTCGGAGATTGAAGATATGTACGATAAGAGGGTTGTTCAAAACAACGTATCATATACTTTATTGAAGCACATAAGAAATCATGTGTGATATCATCATTAATAACAATCACTGACATGGATATAATCAGCTGTCCTCGGAAACTAACTCGACCCGGCGCACGTACACGTCGTTATATTTTAAACGTCGTTATATTTCCACGCCATATTTAAAGATGTCAAGATTTTAGCATGGTACTctcattttttattgtaaattacaGTACAATACCTAAGCAGTAAGTCATAATGTACTGTTCGGTCGAAAAACTGTAAAAACTATTAACACTTCTTCAAGTCGTAAGCCTTTTTCAAGGCATCGTGAATAATTAAGAAATAGAAAATGCTGATGTCTGCACACTGTTGCTTGAACTATACCATATTCTCTAGTAGACTAGTAAACCATTTTCTTGTGTTATTATACGAAAGTTTCTATTGCGAAAGGAGCATATACGAGGGGAATTCAGAACATTTCGAAactgttcatataaaatatagaaaacccACTATTTAACAGTCCCTGAAAAAGAATCGCACTTAACAGAAACGCAATTTTCCATCCGGGCTATCCATGATCTGAAAGCCACAGATCAGTCTTCCAGTAATAGATCTTCCAGGTGCACTGGGTATTTGCAGAGCAGGGCCTTTAGAATTAAAGAACATTGTTGGAAGAACCCGTTAGCAACTTTGAGTTCTTTTTGCGATGATAGGTGGCAAAAGATAAACGGAGAAGGGTCGAACCCATTATACCAATGTCTGTTCCATGCCCAGCAGGAAGTCGGCATTGATCTGCCGGGTTCAGTCCTTCTTGGGAGAAGGCATTTACCTGGCTTAGACAGGAATGTGATGACATGGTGTGTCTGATATTTAGGAAGCATACAAAGGGTAGGCGAAATGGGAATGAAACTTGGGAATGAAATTTGTATTAATCTGCCATATAAACGGGTCAGACTTGTTTCAGTTACAGATCATGCAGCATCAGCATGTCACATGTAAGTCTGTTAATTAAtgtattatgaatattttttatatattttgaaaatttctgattttactgCATTCtgttgtgtgtgcgtgcgtgcgtgcgtgcgtgcgtgcgtgttttcAGAGCAGCTATTGAGGCACGTAAAGAAACTACACCTACTATCATAGAACAATATTGTGAGGAAAATGGTGCGCGAGTCATTCACTGGCTTGGATTCATATTTGTTGACGATGCAGACCTAGAAACAATGCTAAATACCCGGTATACAAGTGATCGATTTGTCGGATGAAATACAAACTGCATTGTTGTCAGAACATAGGTATTgacaaagatatttttatttcttttacgtTATTTAAACAGTGAAAGCAATATAGTTAATATTTTTTTAGAGTTAAAAGCTTTACCTAACGGACAAGCAGATGAAATCATCAAATCTCTGTGGCAGTTCGTAGAAGAGTATTAGTTTCAGTTAAACAAATTAGTGGGTTTTGGAAGTGACGGTGCCAGTGTTAAGGTTGGGCGGCACAGGGGTGTGGCTACACAGATGAAAGAGAAGAGCCCAATCATGGTAGATGTGCACTGCATAGCACACAGACTAGCCCTAGCAAGTGCTGGCTCTGCAAATCAAATACCttacatgaaaaaaaactttcatcCTAACTAGCACAACCTCTACCAAACTTCTGCAGTGCGAATGGCAGGACTGGACGAGGTGTGTACGTTTATTTTGTTATAGTTAACGGCATACAAAATTTAACCATGTAATACCTGTACACGTTGTAATtactgtttttattacattttcaggatttatttaagAGTCCAACCTTGAAGCTGAAAGAGATCATGTTTGTGAGATGGTTGTCACACAGTGAGGCAGTGAAAGCGCTGCGTAGGTACGACAAGCAAGTCATGATTAGCCTTGACAGAGAGGCAAGTGAAAGACATGATCCTGCTGCATATGGGCTGTTTAGATTCTTTAAAACTTACAATAGCATTGCAACAATTTATATGTTGTCCGATGTACTACCTGTGTTCGCAATGTTGTCAAAGTCACGGCAGGTAAAATagtttgcttgttttatatattttgcttgctttatgtatttatttacaatatgcTACTTCTGTTTTGATAATTTACACAAACACGTCTTGTTTCATTTGACAGAAAGAAGATGTTGACATAAACTCAATCAACAGTCTATTGGCTACCACCAATGAAGAACTGCAGTCTCTGTATTTCAACACAGGTCCATTTTTCACTTAATTGGATGAAATTCTGGAGGATCAGAATAACCTTTTGATGAAGATAAGAAAGACATATTTATGTCAAATGTATGTATAGTTTCGGTTCATTCCAATAATTTAGTTTTATAaggttataaaataatttataaagaaaaggcttcagtgttttatttgtataaaagttCTATGATCAACGCATTTTTGATTGATTtcctattttgttttcaaataggTTTACAAGACTTTCCATCAAAATATCAGAAGAAATGTAGAGGAAAGATTCCCTCACATGCCCCTTCTTCAggcatttgaaatatttaagccTCAGATGGTGCCAGATTCAGCAATATTTACAGATGTAGATGAAATGTTGCAGGTATGcttaatatgaataatatttaaaatatgcaaTTCAAAAGTTCTGTTCTTTTTGTACAAGACTAAgcctatatgaaaataaaactgttttcagACATTGATACTTATCCATGATAGACACAGCGATGATACCATCCTTGAGTACAAACTGATGAAAAGAATGATGATTACGtgcaaattcagaaaaaaagatacAAACTGACTTAATGAAAGACATGGCAAAATAAGAAACGTCCATTGTATTTTCTAACCTGCCACTGCTTACTAATATTGGATTGGTCATTGCTGTTTCAACTGCTGttatattatgtatgttataacaAACTTATAAAACGGTTAATTTATCTGCCGGAAGGTACGGAAGGTAGGCCTTTAAGTAATGGAATATTCGTTCTTGAAAACTCCAAAAATAcattgtttttcaacattttcagatTGTGAGAGGTCATTTTCCAAactgaaaatagtgaaaactCTTTTACGCAACAACCTGACAACAAAAAACTTGAACAGCGAACTACGAGTGTCAATCAATGGACCAAAACTGgtggatttcaattttgacaCTATGACCAACAAATGGAATTCAAACCCAAGGCGTATACATGTGCaataaacttgaaaagaaatactacaagtgtttatttcattttaaatacatgCACCTAGATTTTAAgacttttgtaattatttttagatattacactgaataaaacaattttaactgtatactttgtttttgttaacaaTATTTAATTTATGCTTTCTCGTAATTAATCATCATTTTCTAGTGAATCATGTACGCAGTACGACAAATCGCAATAGTGTGCTAGCTATAACTGGAGAGCCCGGCTATTACAAAATCCTGGGTGTAATCCTAGCTCTTGTCCTTTCCTGAGCCGTTGTCTGTTGTTTATCCGCCTTTGAGGTTTGAAATAACATAACCACGTCTCATCCTCTGTGAGAAGTTCATTAAATCTCCTTTTTGCAAAATTGCACCTTTTGAGTTTTTTTCTCTTTGGTCAATAGATTGGGTGCCCATCTTGCACACACCTACGATAATTTCAAGTGTTTAGTCAGAGTTTCATCAACACTTCCCGTTGAAATTCCCACTGATGCAGCTATTTGGGAAACTTTGTCTCCAGTCCTCTACTACAATGTCTGCTACAGCAGCAATCTTATGAGAGGATGCGCTTTACACGAGGTAGATCTAGTACTTTAGATTTTTCCAAATATCCTTACCCACCAACAGACAAGCATATCGAGATATGACACGATCTTGTCAAAACTGTGGTTAAACAAATCCTTATACCAAGAACTGTAGAAAGCACACACTTTCAGACAACTATGGCAGAAAAATGTAAGACAGAAGGATCTTTACAAGATCATAGGACAACGATTCGAAGACAAATACTCCATGCCCTTTGGTGATGAAAACAAATTTCTACTGTTACAAACTTTATGCAGTGGTTGTGATGATATAATATGTAAGTGCTGTTATGTTTTGGTGCTGGAACCGTCATCCGTAAatgatattattaataataatcataatcataatcataatcataatcataaacattataacaaaaataatgataaagcAACCAAAAAGAAGTAACATATACGATTCTCGAGAGGAGTATGCTATACACGCAAATGacggcatattttcatataatcCAATTCAAGGGGATACATATTGCTAAGGTGTCAACTTGTTCTTCCAAACCCCGATGAAATTAAGTATCATTTAAGTTTACCAAATTCAAATGATATTCTTGGACTATGTGAAACAATTCTCACAGACAATATTTAAGTATCAAAAGGTTCTCGTTTGAGAGAAAAGACAGACCGCATTTGCATTCAAGTAAATTATGCCAAATCTAAGCCGTTTCTAGTGAAATTCATATACAGACCATCAGATGTAAATCAGGCGTGGATAGATTTGTTTGAAGCTCAACTTGAAAAACTCGATCTGCTAAACTTAGGATCTCATATCGACGGAACTTCAACATGAATTACTCGCCGAAAAATTCACAAATAAAAAATGGCAGGATGTGAAGACGAAATTCGATCTTAATCAACTTATCAAAATCCCAGCACGagtaacaaaagataataggtaaaggtagatttctcggaagcacggcGCACTAAAAACACAGCATCAGAGCCACGGATTTGCAAAGTacgcccacaacaaaaagaagctgtaacggaaaaatattacagacgggttgcttcaaacatctaacaagtacatataaatttaggccaaatatagatagagggggggggggggggggggggtaaggggtagaaagggggggggggaggaagttgaaggggaaagtagaacaaggatgaatatcgtGAGCTTTTGGTCTACAGCTCCTTTATAATATAAGCATGAAATAACAGGAGTAATAACACTTTATTAACATGAGCACCAGACAGTACTTAAATATGTTCAAGTTACATAATATTAATTGTCACCTGTTTTCACGACCTTTGTTCAATGATGACCAAATAGGAGAATGCTGGATCACTGGCTGTCACAAATTTATAGTCTCTGAAGTTGCCAGGACCAGCAAAATGAACCAATCAGAACCCTGCATTAATCCAGGGAGACAGGCAGGAATTTACAATTCCTGGAAGCAAAGCAGCCATATTGCCAGGACAATGTCataaaaatcagattttcagCTACAGTTATGGCTATAAAGCAAAATTAACATGATAAAAAGGTCAATTACAACACATTCCTAAAATACAGACACTACTTATAATAATTTGTTACTCTTATGAAAGGTTATTAGCAATTGAAAATTCCTAGTGGGCAGGAATTTGAATTTTACCGCCTGGAAAACTTGAAGGTCAAACAGGTGAATGATATTTCtcaaaattacagaaaaacagacaatataaaagttaaatttacATATTCCTAAGacagaataaaacttattcatcCTTTACATACAATAAGTAGTCACTTATAAGCTGTCTCTGACTTAAGATTAGGATTTAAATGCAGAAATCAAGGGAGACAAATCCGTAAGAACAGTAATAACTGCCAGGATCAGATTGGAGATATTCAATTGAGAATTTCAACaaaaaggtaatattttatgTCTGTATACTGTATCCTATAGTTATACTTGTCCTATAAATGTCCATTTAGCAAAATATACACAGTCATTTTCCTATAATAAGTGTTTTTACTGATGTAAACAGTACAGTCTCGGGTCGGAATTCCTGGCAGAGGTAAGGGTGTTTTCAATGATTATTTCTAATAAATTCTAAATGTAAGTAGTGTTCCAGTAGTATCAGTATTGTAGATAATGAATTTGTCCTAGTTAAATTGTTAGTGATTTCCATACTAAATCTTTCTCTGTAAAGAAAGATGGGGGTTGTCTGAAGcatttataaaagtctgaaaacCCTATTCCCTTACACTCTCCCCcacttaaaagaaatttaaacataagttaaattttatctatttgtcACCAGTGTTATTGTTACTCTGAACTTTGCTGTTTCAGGATCCTGAGTGGTACTGAACTAATCTTTTTTAGGTAGATGGAATTACCAAGCTTTGTTGAAATGAGCATAGATGCCAGCTCTCTGTCCTGATTCTTAGTAATGAAATTGATAAGAACTTTATAGTTAAGGAAGCGCCGTTTCGCTGCTTCAGTTGGTTGATGTACAGGAGCTGATCCAGGGAGAAGAAGGAAATTGTATGTGTCATAGATCAAATCAGAACTTGTTGTCGGCATACCATCAGCTGCTTCATCCAGTTTCATTATAGCCGCCACAAAGTTCAAGCGTCTTGTTTGAGAGTCCTTCTATTTCCAGTCCATAGGTGGCCATCTGAGAGTGGCTTTAGTAGTTGAATTGGTAAGTTTTACAGGATTTGTGACTTTCGACCAGTCCCTTGGTGCTGGACAAGTTAGTGGCATAGCTCCCCATTTCAGTTGTTCAACTGCCTGTACTGCTAGTTTCGAAACTTTACTAATACTTCCAATTTCAAACTCAGTCATACACAAGTGTTTAGCAAGAGCCTGGCTTGGTTCGTAGTATTCGGCACCAAGAATTCTTGTAGCATGCTTTAAATATAGTTCCGGATCACTACCATTTATGTCAGCCATCTTAGTGGGAGACTGATTAAGGAAAGCTATGAATAAATCACCATCATGTGTAAATAGACATCTTTGTTCACTTTTACTAAGATAGACAATATCTTCAGGTGGTTGAATCATTTCAGGTTTTGTTGGAGAGTACTGGTTGACTGAATCAATAGCCGACTGAGACGGACTGACGAAAGGTGAAGAAGGCGGCAACATTCCAGATGTAGGTCTAGCAGGTGACAGTTGAGTAGCTGTATAAGCAGGATATGGAGAAAGCATTGAATAATGGCTTGATGGACTTGACAGAATAGTTGCACAGTTAGATTTGTAGATGGGCTTGGTACATGGAATAGTATcttgtataggtgttccaatagCTTGGAGCCATCCTGACTCCCACTGTGGTAAGGATTTTGTTGCATCCTTCAGACTAGGAATGATGGTTCTCACAGCAAGCATTGCCTGAGTTGCTGATGGACTATCCATAGGTGCAGGTTTCACATGTCTTACATAATCATAAGGGTGAAGAGACAAATAAAACCCATTTCCTTCGGAGAAAAAGTTATCTGGCAACCCTATGCTGACACTTGGGTGTTTGGTACTTATATGTTTCTTTAGGTCATTTATGCGACCAAGAGTAACTTGTTTTGGTCTACAGAAACACAGATCACAGAGAGATGTTTGTGCTCTGCTGCAGCATGGTTTTTCAACATCTTTTTGGAGCTGCTGTAGTTGCCACATGTCCAACACTGATGAGCCATATctgtaaatattgtttaataagaTTGTCATATATACTCTAAATTGTTTATCGATAAACTACAGTTTGATAATGAATATGTCTTCTTTCAGCTAAGCGTCATCATTAGAAGATAATATGGAAACAACTGGCGATGCTGTCAAATACCTCAAAGGTACTGTTTAAGTCAAACTGCACAAGTGAATAGCTTAGCATTTTAGATTTCTGCTATATGATTCCAGCATAAACCTTGAGCAAGTTTCCAATAGCACAAATTGGCTGGCCAGACCTATTTTGCTATATACCCACAGACTCTTAAACACAGTACTGTGATACACATCAACATGTACAgcaatttcaatataacttcCTTAGACCTGTCAGTTACATATTGATAAAATGATGTCATACTAAGGAAATGTAATGTATTACTTAATGTCTGCAttatttaaaacattgtaatatATCCACTAGTTATATATGTATCAATTGATAAATATTTGTGTCTGGTGCTCCAAATTCATAACTTCAAACTAAACTGTTTAACTATTTGTCAATTATAACAGCacagtacatttttatttaattttcctgGATGTTCACTCTTATCCAATTGGGCAAGGTATTTCCATTATACTTCTGCAATTTGTCTACATGAAATACCTTTCCTTTTGATTTAGCTGactgttttattacatatgttGTATCATCAATCTTCTGTATGATAAGACAGGGACCTTTCCATTTAGGACTAAGCTTTGAACATACGTCAACCTTACGAGTAGGATTGTACAGCCATACTACGTCCTTTTCCTTAAATGTACGTTTATGAGACCTTTGGTCATAatactttttcctatatattgCATTCTTTTTCAGGGTTTTCCTAGCTACCTGATGTGCTAAGACGAGGTTGTTCTGTAGTTGCTGAACATAGTTGTCGACTGTTAGGGGATCCTGATTTTCTGGTAACCCTATCACTGCTGTCATGGGTAAGTTAATTTCTCTACCTAAAGTCAACATGTTTGGGCTTTTCCCAGTACTTGAATGGGTAGAAGCGCGATAGGCCATCATTACTTGAGGCAAATATTTGTCCCACTGTTTTTGATTTTTACCACAGTACATGGAGATCATATCGGAAATGCATCGCATCATTCTTTCAATTACACCATTGCTTTGCGGTCTTGCAATTGAGGTTTTAATTTTGCTTATTTGAAGAACCTCGCATACTTGTTTGAAAAGAGAACTGTTGAAGTTTGTTCCACAGTCGGAAAGTAAAGTCATTGGTGTACCAAATCTCACAACAAAATTGTTCACAAAGGCTTCAGCAACTGTTTTTGCTTCTTGATCGGGGATAGGCACTGCTTCACACCATTTTGTAAAACAGTCATTAATAACAAGAACATAACGATTTCCATTTTCTGAGAGTGGCAAAGGACCCAAAATGTCTATTGAAACCAGTTCCATGGGTTCTCCTACAGGATTCTGACCAAGGGGGGCTCGGATAGCTTTATTTTGTTTCCGAGATGAACACAAGTCACAATGCTTGATATAGTTTTTTATGGTTTCATTCATTCCTGGCCAGTAAAAGGTTTGTCTTATCCGGCTTAACATTTTCTCAGAACTAAGGTGTGCTGCTGAAGGAATGTCATGGAAATAGTGCATGACATCATTCTGAAGGGATTTAGGAACAATAAGTTGCAAGGTTACATTGTCGTTTTCTATCCATTTTCTAAATAGCATACCATTTTTACACTCCAGTCTATCGTACATTGACCAAAGTTTTTTCATGATGGACGAATTGGCAGATATGTTTTTCCAAGTCAGTGTATTTCCATCCTCCTTTGCAGCGAGAATAGTACTTATGTCTTCATCTGCTAATTGTTGCATACGGATTTCTGATGGGGACCAACCGTCAATCAGAAACTGTCTATTTGCTGGATTGTTTATCATTCCTCTGGTAACAACTCTTACCTGACCATGATTTTCCTCTGGCTTTTCAGATTCTAAGTTTGAGAGTTCAGTAGTGACAGTGGAAGCTGACATCTCATGATCAGAAGACTGGGTTGAGGAGAATACAATGTCATCAGAAGGCAGTTCAGGTATAAAAGCAATACTGTTTTCACAACCAGTACTGGTATCACTCGCAGGTGTGTCACTGACTGTGTGATTGTTAAGTTCCTGCTTGCCACAGACACGACATAAGGGTCTGC from Mercenaria mercenaria strain notata chromosome 2, MADL_Memer_1, whole genome shotgun sequence carries:
- the LOC123563485 gene encoding zinc metalloproteinase nas-7-like isoform X2 codes for the protein MLLLAIVILVLGGSGHSAIYRRNAITDPARLWANGQIPYTFHGQIDAYRKVHMLAGMKQVMLSTYSNGQPCITFVPRTSETDYVEIQFAGVGGTGSKIGRAGGKQILTVNHDITQDNIVQSLMFVIGVHPEVARPDRDNILEIVTGNIDSAAMNNFRIEQDTDTFRQPFDYNTVVMYGPYSFAIDPSMPTIKTKYDGFTIGQSVSMSSNDVTLIQHVYKCPLDSSHRVDILGPLQFECHFHQDLCQFKQDTQDDFDWVLREGPTAATGTGPNADHSSGSGSYGLAIASGHHNKVARLITPNLPAGTYCFVLWLYAYGSDVGQLRVFQRTVDGDKAIIGVNPTPVNQWYHGSATVESPQSQVSVIVEANIGNGDKGDIAIDDIYIYSGKCIDWF
- the LOC123563485 gene encoding uncharacterized protein LOC123563485 isoform X1, which encodes MKTGIIFTLTLVYVITSAKTATKVTNKIRDHANDILSHSTVLAATKTKTLVLTTVKGESKIQTRNVLTDPTKLWSQGKIPFIFDENVPAFTKIELLAAMQEIEMSAYSGHKLCAMFVPRSTETDYVHIAWTSGLSGSTSIGRVGGRQEMTVNSAGGRGHDDNLEILLMTMGLIPEIMRPDRDTYLNININNAVSSNPFRVLTGTGTSDFGQHFDYDSLVLGNPYQFAIDAAYPVTSAKQSGKVMGQSVSMTTGDVTLLQHAYHCTIDSSHDIDLLGTLPLECHFHTDICSFTQDHTDDFDWVVQAGPTATSGTGPNADYSSGSGKFALAQAVNHHNQVARLASPTFNAGEYCLRVNLHMFGRDIGALKIAAVLPSGLKKYLLNHSGQLGKGWYHIYSTINSKSSFHLQIEATIGSGDQGDIAIDDVYMYNGECIEWD